In Alphaproteobacteria bacterium, one DNA window encodes the following:
- a CDS encoding DUF1192 domain-containing protein — translation MDWDDLTPKPKPAITLPRVLEGLSVEELRAYIPQLEAEIERVRATIEQRQGQRSQAEAFFAKIEK, via the coding sequence ATGGACTGGGACGATCTGACGCCAAAGCCGAAACCGGCGATAACCCTTCCCCGGGTCTTAGAAGGCCTGTCGGTCGAGGAATTGCGCGCCTATATTCCCCAGCTTGAAGCCGAGATCGAGCGCGTCCGCGCGACTATTGAACAGCGTCAGGGGCAACGCAGCCAGGCCGAGGCTTTCTTCGCAAAGATAGAAAAATAG
- a CDS encoding ABC transporter permease: MTRRSKNCCVRPRPSAKTSSEPHKSFLDTVRKSGIPKDCACRHIPGRSIINNFVVMPATFLSGTFFTLEQLPPEWRWLCLGNPFFYMIDGFRQGILGQGDSDPALGLCIMLTATLALGALCWRMLATGYKLRG, from the coding sequence GTGACGAGGCGTTCCAAGAATTGCTGCGTTCGGCCACGGCCATCCGCAAAGACCTCAAGCGAGCCTCATAAATCGTTCTTAGACACTGTTCGCAAAAGCGGAATCCCTAAGGATTGCGCGTGTCGGCATATTCCAGGACGAAGTATCATCAACAACTTTGTCGTCATGCCCGCGACCTTCCTGTCCGGCACCTTCTTCACGCTGGAACAACTTCCCCCCGAATGGCGCTGGCTGTGCCTGGGCAATCCGTTCTTTTACATGATCGACGGTTTCCGCCAAGGCATCCTGGGCCAAGGCGACAGCGACCCGGCTTTGGGCCTTTGCATCATGCTGACCGCGACATTGGCCCTTGGGGCCTTGTGCTGGCGGATGTTGGCGACGGGGTATAAATTGCGCGGATAG
- a CDS encoding thermonuclease family protein produces MLRCFLPIAAAGLALLGTPVLAQDVMPAPKRAPRTPVTSAPLLQAPQSLEGPAVALDGESLWIGEHEVRLFAVTAPPPYAPYGAQAMAALDEILAGKTFQCRVRDRARDGRLVAQCQGTGDVDPALEMIRKGLAVVSRSSVRSSDLGDTYSAAEQAARKAKIGLWEHDGAVAPMPSETTARDSKVEAAKEPRSAENPAKTQNASADSNWHDAIERYQVLLAAAIFLLGAMMVPLAMWLRRGWQERAERRILAAALRAELAAARQSCRQRAHVLMGGQAESIPGSLWPRLRSMVFDACISRMGMLGTDMMRRLMTVYGQMADFNAMRQQEQQTGMHGDPMAVARGLSVLADRIAVVLHELEAVESARGRATKPHMVGYSRQALLPAVATASADEQDTTSGQVTSLPGIMARRQGVARPSAMLRRLNGSTVTMVPMVTEVQDVVPEPAPPPMPRQGMFHPSVVAEVLETATPVPAINSADDAQPQEQLVATEEVKSEKSESSPQVESISPTAQPEERVVVPPLSVPNPVAYVPEATEQPPITRSRPTVSRVTLASKAPSAPATPPVNGVAAPSDTGLSDEAFQELLRSATAIRKDLKRAS; encoded by the coding sequence ATGTTGCGTTGTTTTCTGCCTATCGCGGCGGCTGGATTGGCCCTTCTGGGCACGCCTGTGCTGGCCCAGGATGTCATGCCTGCGCCAAAGCGTGCCCCGCGTACGCCTGTGACCAGTGCGCCCCTTCTGCAAGCCCCGCAAAGCCTTGAAGGCCCTGCCGTGGCCTTGGATGGCGAGTCGCTGTGGATTGGCGAGCATGAGGTGCGCCTATTCGCCGTGACCGCGCCGCCGCCCTATGCCCCTTATGGTGCCCAGGCTATGGCGGCGCTCGATGAAATCCTGGCGGGTAAAACTTTTCAGTGCCGGGTGCGTGATCGTGCCCGCGATGGCCGCTTGGTGGCCCAATGTCAGGGTACTGGGGATGTGGACCCGGCCTTAGAGATGATTCGTAAGGGGCTGGCCGTGGTATCGCGCTCGTCCGTACGCAGCAGCGATCTGGGCGATACCTATAGCGCCGCCGAACAGGCGGCACGCAAGGCCAAGATAGGCCTTTGGGAGCATGACGGCGCTGTCGCGCCTATGCCTAGCGAGACAACAGCTCGTGATTCTAAGGTCGAGGCGGCCAAGGAACCCCGAAGCGCCGAGAATCCTGCCAAAACACAGAATGCTTCCGCCGACTCCAATTGGCATGACGCGATCGAGAGATATCAGGTTCTATTGGCGGCGGCGATCTTCCTGCTGGGGGCCATGATGGTGCCGCTGGCCATGTGGTTGCGGCGGGGCTGGCAGGAACGCGCCGAGCGTCGCATTCTGGCCGCCGCTTTGCGGGCCGAGCTGGCCGCCGCGCGTCAGTCATGCCGTCAGAGGGCGCATGTCTTGATGGGCGGTCAGGCCGAATCTATTCCGGGCAGCTTGTGGCCGCGTCTGCGCTCGATGGTTTTCGATGCCTGCATCAGCCGTATGGGGATGTTGGGGACTGACATGATGCGCCGCCTGATGACCGTCTATGGCCAGATGGCGGATTTCAACGCCATGCGTCAACAGGAACAGCAAACCGGCATGCATGGCGACCCGATGGCGGTGGCGCGCGGGCTCTCGGTGCTGGCCGACCGCATTGCCGTGGTGTTGCACGAATTGGAGGCGGTCGAGTCTGCGCGTGGTCGCGCGACCAAACCGCATATGGTGGGCTATTCGCGCCAGGCATTATTGCCGGCTGTTGCCACGGCCTCTGCCGATGAGCAAGATACGACAAGCGGCCAAGTGACGTCTCTGCCTGGAATTATGGCGCGACGCCAAGGCGTGGCGCGTCCATCGGCCATGCTGCGCCGCCTGAATGGTTCGACCGTGACGATGGTTCCTATGGTGACCGAGGTACAGGATGTTGTCCCTGAACCCGCACCACCGCCCATGCCACGACAGGGCATGTTCCATCCGTCCGTGGTGGCCGAGGTTTTAGAAACGGCAACGCCCGTTCCTGCCATCAACTCAGCCGATGACGCGCAGCCACAGGAACAACTTGTCGCGACAGAAGAAGTTAAATCGGAAAAATCAGAATCATCGCCGCAGGTAGAATCGATCTCCCCTACGGCTCAACCCGAGGAACGAGTGGTGGTCCCGCCGCTTTCGGTGCCGAATCCGGTAGCCTATGTACCAGAGGCAACCGAACAACCGCCCATCACGCGTTCAAGGCCAACCGTTTCGCGCGTAACCTTGGCAAGCAAGGCCCCGTCAGCACCCGCCACTCCTCCCGTCAATGGCGTGGCCGCGCCATCGGATACCGGGCTGAGTGACGAGGCGTTCCAAGAATTGCTGCGTTCGGCCACGGCCATCCGCAAAGACCTCAAGCGAGCCTCATAA